A genome region from Solirubrobacter pauli includes the following:
- a CDS encoding ammonium transporter yields the protein MSELDVTWVLVAGVLVMFMQAGFACLEIGFSRGKNAGTVVAKVLINFATVSLAWWLAGFALAFGGDGWFAGDSGFFLSIGHVLAPGSPIPGPLDGAGSAFAFFQLVFCAVSLAIVWGTTLERVRFIAYPIYGTVFAVLIYPLVAHWIFGGGLLHDIGMGMQDFAGSTVVHLTGATGGLAALLLLGPRRGKYAPDGTPRAIPGHSMPVFGLGVLILWLGWFGFNGGSALGTDGNRFAEVIFVTNLAAAAGVLGAAATVSWRVGRLDIGMVGNGAVAGLVAVTAPSGFVEFWAAPIIGLVAGVLVVVSVLAIDRVLDDPVGALSAHGIAGIWGTLSCGLFASPRLIEDAGLPGQAGLVYNGSLEQLGVQAAGVAIAFTVVFVLSYLTFGVIKATVGLRVTPDEERDGLDLVEHGMYGYPEQFIASGDVD from the coding sequence ATGAGCGAGCTCGACGTCACCTGGGTCCTCGTCGCGGGCGTGCTCGTGATGTTCATGCAGGCCGGCTTCGCCTGCCTGGAGATCGGCTTCTCGCGCGGCAAGAACGCGGGCACCGTCGTGGCGAAGGTGCTGATCAACTTCGCCACGGTCTCGCTCGCGTGGTGGCTGGCGGGCTTCGCGCTCGCGTTCGGCGGCGACGGCTGGTTCGCCGGCGACTCGGGGTTCTTCCTGTCGATCGGCCACGTGCTCGCTCCCGGCAGCCCGATCCCCGGCCCGCTCGACGGCGCCGGCAGCGCGTTCGCGTTCTTCCAGCTCGTGTTCTGCGCGGTCTCGCTCGCGATCGTGTGGGGCACGACGCTCGAGCGCGTGCGGTTCATCGCCTACCCGATCTACGGCACGGTGTTCGCGGTGCTGATCTACCCCCTGGTCGCGCACTGGATCTTCGGTGGCGGCCTGCTGCACGACATCGGCATGGGGATGCAGGACTTCGCGGGCTCGACCGTCGTGCACCTCACCGGCGCGACCGGCGGGCTGGCGGCGCTGCTGCTGCTCGGCCCGCGGCGCGGCAAGTACGCGCCCGACGGCACGCCGCGCGCGATCCCCGGGCACTCGATGCCGGTCTTCGGCCTCGGCGTGCTGATCCTCTGGCTCGGGTGGTTCGGCTTCAACGGCGGCTCCGCGCTCGGCACGGACGGCAACCGCTTCGCCGAGGTCATCTTCGTCACCAACCTCGCGGCGGCGGCCGGCGTGCTGGGTGCCGCGGCCACGGTCTCCTGGCGCGTGGGACGGCTCGACATCGGCATGGTCGGCAACGGCGCGGTCGCCGGGCTCGTGGCCGTGACGGCGCCGTCGGGGTTCGTGGAGTTCTGGGCGGCGCCGATCATCGGCCTCGTCGCCGGCGTGCTCGTCGTCGTGTCCGTGCTGGCGATCGACCGGGTGCTCGACGATCCCGTCGGCGCGCTGTCGGCCCACGGCATCGCCGGCATCTGGGGGACCTTGAGCTGCGGCCTGTTCGCGTCACCCCGGCTGATCGAGGACGCCGGGCTGCCCGGGCAGGCGGGCCTCGTCTACAACGGCTCGCTCGAGCAGCTCGGCGTCCAGGCGGCCGGCGTCGCGATCGCGTTCACCGTCGTGTTCGTGCTGTCCTACCTGACCTTCGGCGTGATCAAGGCCACCGTCGGGCTCCGCGTGACGCCCGACGAGGAGCGCGACGGCCTCGACCTCGTCGAGCACGGGATGTACGGCTACCCCGAGCAGTTCATCGCCTCCGGCGACGTCGACTAG
- a CDS encoding MMPL family transporter — MLERLGKLTASRPKRTLVLLLAFIVLAGVVGGPVAGRMQGGDGFTSQASESAQAERQLERATGEATAPGIVLIARDGQAQAAADTLGQVAGVARAEVGPRSQDGATRLVTGTLRAGVDDEVVAEDVLAAFEDRRDVTVGGGAVMGAQLGETISEDLGRAEMLAFPLLLLLSLLFFRGRAAALPLVVGITTVLGTFLVLTGVNELYGLNVFALNLVIGLGLGLAIDYTLFLVTRFREELRAGAEPRAAVRTTMLTAGRTVAFSAATVAAALGALTLFPLGFAESMGIAGASVAVVAGVASLIVSPALLALWGRTLLPKRDVADGTDRWHRLAHAVMRRPGAIALVTAAVMLVAAFPAVGVQWTPVDGTALPTDKSARVVFDAIERDFGGSGSTPVTVAATSASPDAVRAFAEQIGAEAQALPGDTWRLTVDVPGDPTGERARDTVAGIRALDPPFATAVTGPAAKFIDQQATIGSRLPLAIGVLGLLTFALLWLMTGSVVLPLKAIVMNALTVGAALAPLVLLYDGVEPTDFLVAAALIFALSTDYGVFLLGRIKEARDHGESEREAVAVGIARTGKVVTAAAILLAVAIGAFSTSSIPFIQQIGIAVATGVLLDAFIVRTLLVPSLMALLGKWNWCSPKPLRRLHARVGISEGGPAPAAA, encoded by the coding sequence ATGCTCGAACGCCTAGGGAAACTCACCGCGTCGCGGCCCAAGCGCACGCTCGTCCTGCTGCTCGCCTTCATCGTCCTGGCGGGCGTCGTGGGCGGCCCCGTCGCGGGCCGGATGCAGGGCGGCGACGGCTTCACGTCGCAAGCCTCCGAATCCGCCCAGGCCGAGCGCCAGCTCGAACGGGCGACCGGCGAGGCGACCGCGCCGGGCATCGTCCTGATCGCCCGGGACGGCCAGGCGCAGGCCGCCGCCGACACGCTCGGCCAGGTGGCCGGCGTCGCCCGCGCCGAAGTCGGACCGCGGTCGCAGGACGGCGCCACGCGACTCGTGACCGGCACGCTGCGAGCGGGCGTGGATGACGAGGTCGTCGCCGAGGACGTCCTCGCCGCCTTCGAGGACCGACGCGACGTGACCGTGGGCGGCGGCGCCGTGATGGGCGCCCAGCTCGGGGAGACGATCTCCGAGGACCTCGGGCGGGCCGAGATGCTCGCGTTCCCGCTGCTGTTGCTGCTCTCGCTGCTGTTCTTCCGCGGTCGCGCCGCCGCCCTCCCGCTCGTCGTCGGCATCACCACCGTGCTCGGCACGTTCCTCGTGCTGACCGGCGTGAACGAGCTCTACGGCCTGAACGTCTTCGCCCTGAACCTCGTGATCGGTCTCGGGCTCGGGCTCGCGATCGACTACACGCTGTTCCTCGTCACCCGCTTCCGCGAGGAGCTGCGCGCCGGCGCCGAGCCGCGCGCCGCCGTGCGCACGACGATGCTGACCGCCGGACGCACCGTCGCCTTCAGCGCCGCCACCGTGGCCGCCGCACTCGGCGCGCTGACCCTGTTCCCGCTCGGCTTCGCGGAGTCGATGGGGATCGCCGGCGCGAGCGTCGCGGTCGTCGCCGGCGTCGCCTCGCTGATCGTCTCGCCGGCTTTGCTCGCCCTCTGGGGCCGCACGCTGCTCCCGAAGCGCGACGTCGCCGACGGCACCGACCGCTGGCACCGCCTCGCGCACGCCGTCATGCGCCGCCCCGGCGCGATCGCGCTGGTCACGGCCGCCGTGATGCTGGTCGCCGCCTTCCCCGCGGTCGGCGTCCAGTGGACCCCGGTCGACGGCACCGCCCTCCCCACCGACAAGAGCGCCCGCGTCGTCTTCGATGCCATCGAGCGCGACTTCGGCGGCTCCGGCTCCACGCCCGTCACCGTCGCCGCGACGTCCGCGTCGCCGGATGCGGTGCGCGCCTTCGCGGAGCAGATCGGCGCGGAGGCGCAGGCCCTCCCGGGCGACACGTGGCGCCTGACCGTGGACGTGCCCGGCGACCCGACCGGCGAGCGCGCCCGGGACACCGTCGCCGGCATCCGCGCCCTCGACCCGCCGTTCGCCACCGCCGTCACCGGTCCCGCGGCGAAGTTCATCGACCAGCAGGCGACGATCGGCTCCCGCCTGCCGCTCGCCATCGGCGTCCTCGGCCTGCTCACGTTCGCGCTGCTGTGGCTGATGACCGGCTCGGTCGTGCTGCCGCTGAAGGCGATCGTCATGAACGCGCTGACCGTCGGCGCCGCCCTCGCGCCGCTGGTGCTGCTCTACGACGGCGTCGAGCCGACCGACTTCCTCGTCGCCGCCGCGCTGATCTTCGCCCTCTCCACCGACTACGGCGTGTTCCTGCTGGGCCGCATCAAGGAGGCGCGCGACCACGGCGAGAGCGAGCGCGAGGCGGTCGCCGTCGGCATCGCCCGCACCGGCAAGGTCGTCACCGCCGCGGCGATCCTGCTCGCGGTCGCGATCGGCGCGTTCTCGACGAGCTCGATCCCGTTCATCCAGCAGATCGGCATCGCCGTCGCCACCGGCGTCCTGCTCGACGCGTTCATCGTGCGGACGCTGCTCGTGCCGTCGCTGATGGCGCTCCTGGGCAAGTGGAACTGGTGCTCGCCGAAGCCGCTGCGCCGTCTGCACGCCCGCGTCGGCATCAGCGAGGGCGGCCCGGCCCCCGCGGCCGCCTGA
- a CDS encoding calcium-binding protein, with the protein MLLRILPTAVAALALLAAPAYATKAELSPDGQFLDITESAPGEVNRLLASVHREGAGLRIELIDDQPVAAGRGCTHDAQFGVTRCADPVQQVRAFLGGGNDRFQVTEIATDVTFGAGALAVDLGDGSDEFLSRDTNATAVVQGGPGNDTFEGGLNVDHFFGGEGDDTLKGGQGGDELRGEGGNDLLVGDGPSAFGVFGDVLDGGAGIDTVDDYVSSSGAPDAPPIAIALDGAANDGRAGEGDNLLAVERIASDSAGTFTGDAGDNEFTAPEVGRASTLLGLGGNDTLIAGDAHGDTVDGGAGDDQIDGGFGDDKLVGGPGRDIVNGDRKLRCNEYHCDYFGLGNDTIDVRDGEVDSVTCGPGTDRVVADADDTVAADCETVERAPATGGPEVKTKGPQPSGATATVKKVKLAKALKSGLRVTVSAVTGTVKLTAKRGSKTVASGSAKASKSGKATVKLRFTKAARKALKRKRSVKLKISGGGVSLTYTLKR; encoded by the coding sequence ATGCTGTTGCGCATCCTCCCCACCGCCGTCGCGGCGCTCGCGCTGCTCGCCGCGCCCGCGTACGCGACCAAGGCCGAGCTCTCCCCCGACGGCCAGTTCCTCGACATCACCGAAAGCGCCCCCGGAGAGGTCAACCGGCTGCTCGCCAGCGTGCACCGCGAGGGCGCCGGGCTCCGCATCGAGCTGATCGACGACCAGCCCGTGGCCGCCGGCCGCGGCTGCACGCACGACGCCCAGTTCGGCGTCACCCGCTGCGCCGATCCGGTGCAGCAGGTCCGTGCCTTCCTCGGCGGCGGCAACGACCGCTTCCAGGTCACCGAGATCGCCACGGACGTCACCTTCGGCGCGGGCGCGCTGGCGGTCGACCTCGGCGACGGCAGCGACGAGTTCCTCTCGCGCGACACGAACGCCACCGCGGTCGTCCAGGGCGGCCCGGGCAACGACACGTTCGAGGGCGGCCTCAACGTCGACCACTTCTTCGGCGGCGAGGGCGACGACACGCTCAAGGGCGGCCAGGGCGGTGACGAGCTGCGCGGCGAGGGCGGCAACGACCTCCTCGTCGGCGACGGGCCGTCCGCGTTCGGCGTCTTCGGCGACGTGCTCGACGGCGGCGCCGGCATCGATACCGTCGACGACTACGTGTCCTCGTCCGGCGCGCCGGACGCGCCGCCGATCGCGATCGCCCTCGACGGAGCCGCCAACGACGGGCGCGCGGGCGAGGGCGACAACCTGCTCGCCGTCGAGCGGATCGCCTCCGACTCGGCCGGCACGTTCACCGGCGACGCGGGCGACAACGAGTTCACCGCGCCCGAGGTCGGCCGCGCGAGCACGCTGCTCGGCCTCGGGGGCAACGACACGCTGATCGCCGGCGACGCGCACGGCGACACCGTGGACGGCGGCGCCGGCGACGACCAGATCGACGGCGGCTTCGGCGACGACAAGCTCGTCGGCGGACCGGGCCGCGACATCGTCAACGGCGATCGCAAGCTGCGCTGCAACGAGTACCACTGCGACTACTTCGGGCTCGGCAACGACACGATCGACGTGCGCGACGGCGAGGTCGACTCGGTCACTTGCGGACCGGGCACGGACCGCGTCGTCGCCGACGCCGACGACACCGTCGCCGCCGACTGCGAGACCGTCGAGCGCGCGCCCGCGACCGGCGGCCCGGAGGTCAAGACCAAGGGCCCGCAGCCGAGCGGAGCGACCGCGACCGTGAAGAAGGTCAAGCTCGCGAAGGCGCTGAAGTCAGGGCTCCGCGTCACCGTCAGCGCCGTCACCGGCACGGTCAAGCTGACCGCCAAGCGGGGCTCCAAGACGGTTGCGTCCGGCTCGGCGAAGGCGTCCAAGAGCGGCAAGGCGACCGTCAAGCTGCGGTTCACCAAGGCCGCACGGAAGGCGCTCAAGCGCAAGCGCTCGGTGAAGCTGAAGATCAGCGGCGGCGGCGTCTCGCTGACGTACACGCTCAAGCGCTGA
- a CDS encoding Gfo/Idh/MocA family protein, whose amino-acid sequence MVGVGWAGVQHAEAYAKLPGVELAGIAGLEEPVRRELAGRLGVERHVAEWEELFADDSLDVVSVAVPTFLHAPITIAALERGLHVLCEKPIARTPDEAASMVAAAERAGRVLDVAFNHRQRGDIQTLRRVIEDGRLGRPYYAKAWWLRRTGIPTLGSWFTNREQAGGGPLLDIGIHVLDYALFLLGQPRVTTVSASTYDLLAAGGFGDAETSDKTGDGGGFDVEDLATAFLRLDDGGTLLVEASWAAHRTAGDEFGITIFGTEGGADLRVVDMEEIGTLKLFSDVAGVAAVTELHPRAGTGHDAVVARFLDAARNGGGGDGAAAAALARVVDAAYTSARERREIALS is encoded by the coding sequence GTGGTGGGAGTCGGCTGGGCCGGCGTCCAGCACGCCGAGGCCTACGCGAAGCTACCCGGCGTGGAGCTCGCCGGGATCGCCGGGCTGGAAGAGCCCGTGCGCCGCGAGCTGGCGGGGCGCCTCGGGGTCGAGCGCCACGTCGCCGAGTGGGAGGAGCTGTTCGCCGACGACTCGCTCGACGTGGTGAGCGTCGCCGTCCCCACGTTCCTGCACGCGCCGATCACGATCGCGGCGCTGGAACGCGGGTTGCACGTGCTGTGCGAGAAGCCGATCGCGCGGACGCCGGACGAGGCCGCGTCGATGGTGGCCGCGGCCGAGCGCGCCGGGCGGGTGCTCGACGTGGCGTTCAACCACCGCCAGCGCGGGGACATCCAGACGCTGCGGCGGGTGATCGAGGACGGACGGCTCGGCCGGCCGTACTACGCGAAGGCATGGTGGCTGCGGCGCACCGGGATCCCGACGCTCGGGTCGTGGTTCACCAACCGCGAGCAGGCGGGCGGCGGGCCGCTGCTGGACATCGGCATCCACGTGCTCGACTACGCGCTGTTCCTGCTCGGGCAGCCGCGGGTGACGACCGTGAGCGCGTCGACCTACGACCTGCTCGCCGCCGGCGGCTTCGGCGACGCCGAGACGTCCGACAAGACGGGCGACGGGGGCGGCTTCGACGTCGAGGACCTGGCGACCGCGTTCCTGCGGCTCGACGACGGCGGGACGCTGCTGGTCGAGGCCAGCTGGGCCGCGCACCGCACCGCCGGCGACGAGTTCGGCATCACGATCTTCGGAACCGAGGGCGGCGCGGACCTGCGCGTCGTCGACATGGAGGAGATCGGGACGCTGAAGCTGTTCTCGGACGTGGCGGGCGTGGCCGCGGTCACCGAGCTCCATCCGCGCGCAGGCACTGGCCACGACGCGGTGGTCGCACGTTTCCTGGACGCCGCCCGCAACGGCGGCGGCGGTGACGGCGCGGCCGCGGCGGCGCTGGCGCGCGTGGTCGACGCCGCCTACACGTCCGCCCGCGAGCGGCGGGAGATCGCCCTGTCGTAA
- a CDS encoding sensor domain-containing protein: MPRLVAPFGERQRRERPVDRLVSRGVVVEAGPQHRAHQAQRAAERLSRVVVEGLDEGVIVTDGDLRPINWNPSALRILGLSEARLQAHNFGARGAGLGGQLESPLAAALRDGTARHATYERIAPDGHAQWLTLTVRPTGDRVGEHARLVCTFADVTARVVADRDLREQRDRAQRFLDVASTLVVVLDPDGIVQLINRQGCELLGFQERELLGRDWFDAVVPTTERLDSRRAFHRVVSRVDTPGETLETFVQTREGESRKISWRNAVLLDDGGRVTAVLRAGEDITARDRAEAQIAFLAYHDRLTGLPNRALLEEQLKRAAARVRRGTTSLALLYFDLDNFKLVNDSLGHAAGDAVLLGTAERVSELTRSGDVLARQGGDEFLLLLHCGDGEDPRAAAQVTGERIAEALEVPFELSDAVFHVGASIGVALMPEHADDPETLLKYADSAMYQAKRSGRGTVAFYEPDGQDDARTRLLVTSRLRRAIAEDELLLHYQPIVRVETGELIAVEALVRWQDPEQGLVPPGLFIPVAEDTGLIDALGQWVVEAVCAQAARWRDEGFTPQIGFNLSPRQLRRPDLVELIAAAIDAHALPREQFTAELTESAVLSDEHRHTSLLEELREAGLKVAIDDFGAGHSSLGRLRALAVDTLKVDRSFLAGVPEDPTAGAIVAAVLSLADALGMNAVVEGVETDAQLAFLREHSCALAQGFLLGRPVPPDEVPRP, encoded by the coding sequence ATGCCTCGACTGGTCGCGCCGTTCGGTGAGAGACAACGACGAGAGCGACCGGTCGACCGGCTGGTGAGCCGCGGCGTGGTCGTCGAAGCCGGGCCCCAGCATCGTGCCCATCAGGCCCAGCGGGCGGCCGAGCGGCTGAGCCGCGTGGTGGTGGAAGGGCTCGACGAAGGGGTCATCGTCACTGACGGCGACCTGCGGCCGATCAACTGGAACCCGAGCGCGTTGCGGATCCTCGGGCTGAGCGAGGCGCGTCTGCAGGCGCACAACTTCGGCGCGCGCGGCGCCGGGCTCGGCGGCCAGCTCGAGAGCCCGCTCGCGGCGGCGCTGCGGGACGGGACCGCACGCCACGCCACGTACGAGCGGATCGCGCCCGACGGACACGCGCAGTGGCTGACGCTCACGGTCCGTCCCACCGGCGACCGCGTCGGCGAGCACGCCCGGCTCGTCTGCACGTTCGCGGACGTCACCGCCCGCGTCGTGGCCGACCGCGACCTGCGCGAGCAGCGTGACCGCGCACAGCGCTTCCTCGACGTCGCCAGCACGCTCGTCGTCGTGCTCGACCCGGACGGCATCGTCCAGCTGATCAACCGCCAGGGCTGCGAGCTGCTCGGCTTCCAGGAGCGCGAGCTGCTCGGCCGTGACTGGTTCGACGCGGTGGTGCCGACCACGGAGCGGCTGGACTCACGGCGCGCCTTCCACCGCGTGGTCTCGCGCGTCGACACGCCGGGCGAGACGCTCGAGACGTTCGTGCAGACGCGCGAGGGCGAGTCGCGCAAGATCTCCTGGCGCAACGCCGTCCTGCTCGACGACGGCGGGCGGGTGACGGCCGTGCTGCGCGCCGGCGAGGACATCACGGCGCGCGACCGGGCCGAGGCGCAGATCGCCTTCCTCGCCTACCACGACCGGCTCACCGGGCTGCCGAACCGGGCGCTCCTGGAGGAGCAGCTCAAGCGCGCGGCCGCACGGGTCCGGCGCGGGACGACGTCGCTCGCGCTCCTGTACTTCGACCTGGACAACTTCAAGCTCGTCAACGACTCGCTCGGCCACGCCGCGGGCGACGCGGTGCTGCTGGGCACGGCCGAGCGCGTGTCCGAGCTCACGCGCTCCGGAGACGTGCTCGCGCGCCAGGGCGGCGACGAGTTCCTGCTGCTGTTGCACTGCGGCGATGGCGAGGACCCGCGCGCCGCGGCGCAGGTGACCGGCGAGCGCATCGCGGAGGCGCTCGAGGTGCCGTTCGAGCTCTCCGACGCCGTGTTCCACGTCGGCGCGTCGATCGGCGTGGCGCTCATGCCCGAGCACGCCGACGACCCGGAGACGCTGCTCAAGTACGCCGACAGCGCGATGTACCAGGCCAAGCGCAGCGGCCGTGGGACCGTCGCCTTCTACGAGCCGGACGGGCAGGACGACGCGCGCACCCGGCTGCTCGTGACCAGCCGCCTGCGGCGTGCGATCGCCGAGGACGAGCTGCTGCTGCACTACCAGCCGATCGTGCGCGTCGAGACCGGCGAGCTGATCGCCGTGGAGGCGCTCGTGCGCTGGCAGGACCCCGAACAGGGGCTCGTGCCGCCGGGCCTGTTCATCCCGGTCGCCGAGGACACGGGGCTCATCGACGCCCTCGGCCAGTGGGTGGTGGAGGCGGTGTGCGCCCAGGCGGCGCGCTGGCGGGACGAGGGCTTCACCCCGCAGATCGGCTTCAACCTCTCCCCGCGGCAGCTGCGCCGACCGGACCTCGTGGAGCTGATCGCCGCCGCGATCGATGCGCACGCCCTCCCGCGCGAGCAGTTCACCGCCGAGCTCACCGAGAGCGCCGTGCTGAGCGATGAGCACCGCCACACGTCGCTGCTCGAGGAGCTGCGCGAGGCCGGGCTGAAGGTCGCGATCGACGACTTCGGCGCCGGGCACTCGTCGCTCGGGCGGCTGCGCGCCCTGGCCGTGGACACGCTCAAGGTCGACCGGTCGTTCCTCGCCGGCGTGCCGGAGGACCCGACCGCGGGCGCGATCGTCGCCGCGGTGCTGTCGCTCGCCGACGCGCTCGGCATGAACGCGGTGGTCGAGGGCGTCGAGACCGACGCGCAGCTCGCGTTCCTCCGCGAGCACAGCTGCGCGTTGGCCCAGGGCTTCCTGCTCGGCCGCCCCGTCCCGCCCGACGAGGTGCCGCGGCCATGA
- a CDS encoding ThuA domain-containing protein, with protein sequence MVRVTVWGENVHERTEDHVRERYPDGMHGAIAAGLQRLLGDGVQTRTATLDQPEHGLPQEVIDQTDVLTWWGHIAHEQVQDAIVDRVHAAVLGGMGLLVLHSGHYSKILQRVLGTSCSLRWRNEGERELVWTVNPAHPIAQGVPHPIVIPAQEMYGEHFDIPEPDELVFISSFAGGEVFRSGCCFQRGAGRIFYFSPGDQDYPVYHQPEIQRVLANAVRWATPRVRGPVPEAPNAPRDWFL encoded by the coding sequence ATGGTACGCGTAACGGTGTGGGGCGAGAACGTCCACGAGCGGACCGAGGACCACGTCCGCGAGCGGTATCCCGACGGAATGCACGGCGCGATCGCCGCCGGCCTGCAGCGGCTCCTCGGCGACGGGGTCCAGACTCGAACCGCCACGCTCGACCAGCCCGAGCACGGGCTGCCGCAGGAGGTCATCGACCAGACCGACGTCCTCACCTGGTGGGGTCACATCGCGCACGAGCAGGTGCAGGACGCGATCGTGGACCGGGTGCACGCGGCCGTGCTGGGCGGCATGGGTTTGCTGGTCCTGCACTCGGGCCACTACTCGAAGATCCTCCAGCGCGTGCTCGGCACCTCCTGCAGCCTCAGGTGGCGCAACGAGGGGGAGCGCGAGCTCGTATGGACGGTCAACCCCGCGCACCCGATCGCGCAGGGCGTCCCTCACCCGATCGTCATCCCCGCCCAGGAGATGTACGGCGAGCACTTCGACATCCCGGAGCCGGACGAGCTCGTGTTCATCTCGAGCTTCGCGGGCGGCGAGGTGTTCCGCTCGGGCTGCTGCTTCCAGCGCGGCGCGGGCCGGATCTTCTACTTCAGCCCTGGCGACCAGGACTACCCCGTCTACCACCAGCCCGAGATCCAGCGGGTGCTGGCGAACGCGGTGCGGTGGGCCACCCCGCGCGTCCGCGGCCCCGTCCCCGAGGCCCCGAACGCACCGCGTGACTGGTTCCTCTAG